Proteins from a genomic interval of Arachis hypogaea cultivar Tifrunner chromosome 10, arahy.Tifrunner.gnm2.J5K5, whole genome shotgun sequence:
- the LOC112714400 gene encoding uncharacterized protein isoform X1, which produces MGNDDDNTDHIESVTCNETIKKQENTKQLFQICMEGRWKEVVEIYEKEKRAHTAKITRGGESALHLAVIDGQEEVVSELVDLIVKEKSKKEALRIQNKRKNTALHFAASMGTNNMVRVIADADPELVSFRNVDGETPLFLAAFHGRKEAFMILHYMFHKEPGTPVNYSNCRRNDGDTILHSTIAADNFELAFQIIQLYGDLVNWVNERGATPLHFLATKPSAFKSGSRLGRIETFIYHGIRVKQLKAETNYRPQTEMRDNSKTRYPKNYQACVDFMTLMKNAAWVATTKFPVVTFLIGKCSRKNHNKTQRRDLEAQERIASQTNLLGRDSKAQEKSTVNEIETDSSSVVYLKTQLEQGEDGEAQEKTNADTNSLGSESEAWSHPLFPENYECCASFLAFIYTVILVIFGKGTNIFKRIGRKKEKHIWSNQVMNELLKRVSLYEYDGNGSSSGPQEQDQGTSPYNVYNNDALDRTRNEQHGSTSIATKEMETPILIAARNGVIEMVERILEMFPVAVHDMDCNKKNIVLLAVEHRQPHLYEFLLKKESIKESLFRKVDHEGNSALHLAAKLGDYTPWIIPGAALQMYWELKWYMFVKDSMPPRFFGRYNKDCKTPREVLVESHQKLVKSGGEWLKQTSESCSVVAALIATVAFATSTTVPGGVQEDTGVPTLEGTAAFKVFAMASLVALACSVTAVVLFLSILTSRYQEYDFGNNLPRKLILGLTALFMSITSMLVSFCAGHFLVLRNKLRDVALPIYAVTCLPVTLFALAQFPLYIDLIWATFRKVPQRSYKATRL; this is translated from the exons ATgggaaatgatgatgataatactGATCATATTGAGAGTGTGACGTGTAATGAGACGATAAAGAAACAAGAGAATACGAAGCAGCTCTTCCAAATCTGCATGGAAGGTAGATGGAAGGAAGTTGTTGAGATCTACGAGAAGGAGAAGAGAGCTCACACGGCAAAGATAACGAGGGGAGGCGAAAGCGCGTTACACCTGGCAGTCATCGACGGCCAAGAGGAGGTGGTTTCAGAGCTTGTGGATCTGATTGTGAAAGAGAAGAGTAAGAAAGAGGCTCTGAGAATCCAGAATAAGAGGAAGAACACGGCATTGCACTTTGCAGCTTCCATGGGGACTAACAACATGGTTCGGGTGATTGCTGATGCTGATCCCGAGCTGGTGAGTTTTCGAAACGTTGATGGCGAGACCCCTCTTTTCCTTGCTGCTTTCCATGGAAGAAAAGAAGCTTTCATGATCCTTCATTATATGTTCCACAAGGAACCAGGGACTCCCGTTAACTACTCTAACTGCAGAAGAAATGATGGTGACACCATTCTTCATTCTACAATTGCTGCCGATAATTTTG AATTAGCATTCCAAATAATTCAGTTATATGGAGATCTTGTGAATTGGGTGAATGAAAGGGGAGCCACTCCTCTCCATTTCCTTGCAACCAAGCCTTCTGCTTTTAAAAGTGGCAGTCGTCTTGGCCGAATAGAAACATTTATTTATCACG gtATACGTGTAAAGCAACTGAAAGCTGAAACTAATTACCGGCCACAAACTGAAATGAGAGACAACAGCAAAACTAGATATCCAAAGAATTATCAAGCATGCGTGGACTTTATGACCCTGATGAAAAATGCAGCCTGGGTTG CTACCACCAAATTCCCCGTGGTAACCTTTCTGATTGGAAAATGTTCaagaaaaaatcataataaaactCAACGAAGGGACCTTGAAGCACAAGAAAGAATTGCTTCTCAGACAAACCTCTTAG GACGGGACTCTAAAGCACAAGAGAAATCTACTGTCAATGAAATTGAGACAGACTCTTCATCAG TAGTATATCTgaaaactcaattagaacaaggagAGGATGGTGAAGCACAAGAGAAAACTAATGCTGACACAAACTCCTTAG GGTCGGAATCTGAAGCTTGGTCGCACCCCCTATTTCCAGAAAATTACGAATGCTGTGCTAGCTTCCTCGCTTTTATATACACGGTCATCTTGGTAATCTTTGGAAAAG GGACAAACATATTCAAGAGGATAGGGCGAAAGAAGGAGAAGCACATATGGTCTAATCAAGTAATGAACGAACTTCTGAAGCGAGTGTCCTTGTATGAATATGATGGCAATGGCAGCAGTAGTGGACCTCAAGAGCAAGATCAAGGGACATCTCCATATAATGTTTATAATAATGATGCTTTGGATAGAACCAGAAATGAGCAGCATGGTTCCACCAGCATAGCTACTAAGGAGATGGAGACACCAATATTAATAGCAGCAAGGAATGGGGTAATAGAAATGGTGGAGAGAATCCTGGAAATGTTTCCAGTAGCAGTGCATGACATGGATTGCAACAAGAAGAACATAGTGCTGTTGGCTGTAGAGCACAGGCAACCGCACTTGTATGAGTTCCTGctgaagaaagaaagcataaaGGAAAGTCTATTTAGAAAAGTGGACCATGAAGGCAACAGTGCGCTGCACTTGGCGGCCAAGCTTGGTGACTATACGCCTTGGATCATTCCCGGAGCAGCCCTGCAAATGTACTGGGAACTCAAGTGGTATATG TTTGTCAAAGATTCTATGCCACCACGTTTCTTTGGTCGATACAACAAAGACTGCAAAACCCCGAGAGAGGTGTTGGTTGAATCTCACCAGAAGCTCGTCAAAAGCGGCGGGGAATGGCTGAAGCAAACCTCGGAGTCTTGCTCCGTGGTGGCTGCTCTGATTGCGACGGTGGCCTTTGCAACCTCCACCACAGTACCTGGTGGAGTCCAGGAAGACACGGGCGTGCCAACGTTGGAAGGCACGGCGGCATTCAAGGTGTTCGCCATGGCATCACTTGTTGCTCTTGCATGCTCTGTTACCGCGGTGGTGCTGTTCCTGTCCATACTAACATCTCGGTATCAAGAGTATGATTTCGGGAATAATCTTCCTCGGAAGCTTATATTGGGTTTGACAGCATTGTTCATGTCAATTACGTCGATGCTGGTATCTTTCTGTGCTGGCCATTTTCTTGTGCTTCGGAACAAGCTAAGGGATGTTGCACTTCCAATATATGCAGTGACATGCTTGCCAGTCACACTTTTTGCTCTGGCTCAGTTTCCATTATACATTGATCTTATATGGGCTACGTTTCGGAAAGTGCCACAGCGTAGCTACAAAGCCACTAGgctttaa
- the LOC112714406 gene encoding aquaporin NIP1-2 isoform X2 produces MQMVAEAVGTFFLIFAGCGSLVVNLNNDKVVTLAGIATVWGLLVMVLIYSLGHISGAHFNPAVTIALASINRFPWNQVPAYIFSQVLGSTLASGALRLLFTGKDNQFPGTVPSVTHVQALVIEFIITFFLMFVISGVATDNRAIGELAGLAVGSTILLNVLVAGPLTGASMNPARSLGPAIVHSEYRGIWVYLVSPIVGAVAGAWTYNFVRYTKKPVREIIKSASFFKGSK; encoded by the exons ATGCAGATGGTAGCAGAGGCAGTGGGAACGTTCTTCTTGATATTTGCAGGGTGTGGTTCATTGGTTGTGAACCTCAACAACGACAAGGTGGTGACACTTGCAGGAATCGCAACAGTTTGGGGGCTGCTTGTGATGGTGTTAATATACTCTCTTGGACACATATCTGGTGCTCATTTCAACCCTGCAGTTACCATTGCTCTTGCTTCCATCAACAGGTTCCCTTGGAACCAGGTTCCTGCTTATATCTTCTCTCAAGTTCTTGGATCCACACTTGCAAGTGGTGCTCTCAGACTCTTATTTACGGGCAAGGATAACCAGTTTCCCGGAACCGTTCCATCTGTGACTCACGTTCAAGCTCTCGTTATTGAATTCATAATCACTTTCTTTCTCATGTTCGTCATTTCTGGGGTGGCCACTGATAACCGAGCG ATTGGTGAATTGGCTGGACTTGCAGTTGGATCTACTATTCTACTAAATGTGCTCGTTGCAGG GCCATTAACGGGAGCATCAATGAACCctgcaagatcattgggaccagCTATTGTGCACAGTGAATACAGAGGAATATGGGTGTATTTGGTGTCACCCATTGTTGGAGCTGTGGCTGGTGCATGGACCTACAATTTCGTTAGGTACACAAAGAAGCCGGTTCGTGAGATCATCAAGAGTGCCTCTTTCTTCAAGGGGAGTAAATAG
- the LOC112714406 gene encoding nodulin-26 isoform X1, translating into MSDNNNNNNRDVVMSVTNDEDESDTKVTVPLLQKMVAEAVGTFFLIFAGCGSLVVNLNNDKVVTLAGIATVWGLLVMVLIYSLGHISGAHFNPAVTIALASINRFPWNQVPAYIFSQVLGSTLASGALRLLFTGKDNQFPGTVPSVTHVQALVIEFIITFFLMFVISGVATDNRAIGELAGLAVGSTILLNVLVAGPLTGASMNPARSLGPAIVHSEYRGIWVYLVSPIVGAVAGAWTYNFVRYTKKPVREIIKSASFFKGSK; encoded by the exons ATGTcagataataataacaataataacagagATGTTGTAATGAGTGTTACCAATGATGAAGATGAGTCAGACACCAAGGTCACTGTGCCTCTTCTGCAAaag ATGGTAGCAGAGGCAGTGGGAACGTTCTTCTTGATATTTGCAGGGTGTGGTTCATTGGTTGTGAACCTCAACAACGACAAGGTGGTGACACTTGCAGGAATCGCAACAGTTTGGGGGCTGCTTGTGATGGTGTTAATATACTCTCTTGGACACATATCTGGTGCTCATTTCAACCCTGCAGTTACCATTGCTCTTGCTTCCATCAACAGGTTCCCTTGGAACCAGGTTCCTGCTTATATCTTCTCTCAAGTTCTTGGATCCACACTTGCAAGTGGTGCTCTCAGACTCTTATTTACGGGCAAGGATAACCAGTTTCCCGGAACCGTTCCATCTGTGACTCACGTTCAAGCTCTCGTTATTGAATTCATAATCACTTTCTTTCTCATGTTCGTCATTTCTGGGGTGGCCACTGATAACCGAGCG ATTGGTGAATTGGCTGGACTTGCAGTTGGATCTACTATTCTACTAAATGTGCTCGTTGCAGG GCCATTAACGGGAGCATCAATGAACCctgcaagatcattgggaccagCTATTGTGCACAGTGAATACAGAGGAATATGGGTGTATTTGGTGTCACCCATTGTTGGAGCTGTGGCTGGTGCATGGACCTACAATTTCGTTAGGTACACAAAGAAGCCGGTTCGTGAGATCATCAAGAGTGCCTCTTTCTTCAAGGGGAGTAAATAG
- the LOC112714400 gene encoding uncharacterized protein isoform X2: MGNDDDNTDHIESVTCNETIKKQENTKQLFQICMEGRWKEVVEIYEKEKRAHTAKITRGGESALHLAVIDGQEEVVSELVDLIVKEKSKKEALRIQNKRKNTALHFAASMGTNNMVRVIADADPELVSFRNVDGETPLFLAAFHGRKEAFMILHYMFHKEPGTPVNYSNCRRNDGDTILHSTIAADNFELAFQIIQLYGDLVNWVNERGATPLHFLATKPSAFKSGSRLGRIETFIYHGIRVKQLKAETNYRPQTEMRDNSKTRYPKNYQACVDFMTLMKNAAWVATTKFPVVTFLIGKCSRKNHNKTQRRDLEAQERIASQTNLLGRDSKAQEKSTVNEIETDSSSVYLKTQLEQGEDGEAQEKTNADTNSLGSESEAWSHPLFPENYECCASFLAFIYTVILVIFGKGTNIFKRIGRKKEKHIWSNQVMNELLKRVSLYEYDGNGSSSGPQEQDQGTSPYNVYNNDALDRTRNEQHGSTSIATKEMETPILIAARNGVIEMVERILEMFPVAVHDMDCNKKNIVLLAVEHRQPHLYEFLLKKESIKESLFRKVDHEGNSALHLAAKLGDYTPWIIPGAALQMYWELKWYMFVKDSMPPRFFGRYNKDCKTPREVLVESHQKLVKSGGEWLKQTSESCSVVAALIATVAFATSTTVPGGVQEDTGVPTLEGTAAFKVFAMASLVALACSVTAVVLFLSILTSRYQEYDFGNNLPRKLILGLTALFMSITSMLVSFCAGHFLVLRNKLRDVALPIYAVTCLPVTLFALAQFPLYIDLIWATFRKVPQRSYKATRL; this comes from the exons ATgggaaatgatgatgataatactGATCATATTGAGAGTGTGACGTGTAATGAGACGATAAAGAAACAAGAGAATACGAAGCAGCTCTTCCAAATCTGCATGGAAGGTAGATGGAAGGAAGTTGTTGAGATCTACGAGAAGGAGAAGAGAGCTCACACGGCAAAGATAACGAGGGGAGGCGAAAGCGCGTTACACCTGGCAGTCATCGACGGCCAAGAGGAGGTGGTTTCAGAGCTTGTGGATCTGATTGTGAAAGAGAAGAGTAAGAAAGAGGCTCTGAGAATCCAGAATAAGAGGAAGAACACGGCATTGCACTTTGCAGCTTCCATGGGGACTAACAACATGGTTCGGGTGATTGCTGATGCTGATCCCGAGCTGGTGAGTTTTCGAAACGTTGATGGCGAGACCCCTCTTTTCCTTGCTGCTTTCCATGGAAGAAAAGAAGCTTTCATGATCCTTCATTATATGTTCCACAAGGAACCAGGGACTCCCGTTAACTACTCTAACTGCAGAAGAAATGATGGTGACACCATTCTTCATTCTACAATTGCTGCCGATAATTTTG AATTAGCATTCCAAATAATTCAGTTATATGGAGATCTTGTGAATTGGGTGAATGAAAGGGGAGCCACTCCTCTCCATTTCCTTGCAACCAAGCCTTCTGCTTTTAAAAGTGGCAGTCGTCTTGGCCGAATAGAAACATTTATTTATCACG gtATACGTGTAAAGCAACTGAAAGCTGAAACTAATTACCGGCCACAAACTGAAATGAGAGACAACAGCAAAACTAGATATCCAAAGAATTATCAAGCATGCGTGGACTTTATGACCCTGATGAAAAATGCAGCCTGGGTTG CTACCACCAAATTCCCCGTGGTAACCTTTCTGATTGGAAAATGTTCaagaaaaaatcataataaaactCAACGAAGGGACCTTGAAGCACAAGAAAGAATTGCTTCTCAGACAAACCTCTTAG GACGGGACTCTAAAGCACAAGAGAAATCTACTGTCAATGAAATTGAGACAGACTCTTCATCAG TATATCTgaaaactcaattagaacaaggagAGGATGGTGAAGCACAAGAGAAAACTAATGCTGACACAAACTCCTTAG GGTCGGAATCTGAAGCTTGGTCGCACCCCCTATTTCCAGAAAATTACGAATGCTGTGCTAGCTTCCTCGCTTTTATATACACGGTCATCTTGGTAATCTTTGGAAAAG GGACAAACATATTCAAGAGGATAGGGCGAAAGAAGGAGAAGCACATATGGTCTAATCAAGTAATGAACGAACTTCTGAAGCGAGTGTCCTTGTATGAATATGATGGCAATGGCAGCAGTAGTGGACCTCAAGAGCAAGATCAAGGGACATCTCCATATAATGTTTATAATAATGATGCTTTGGATAGAACCAGAAATGAGCAGCATGGTTCCACCAGCATAGCTACTAAGGAGATGGAGACACCAATATTAATAGCAGCAAGGAATGGGGTAATAGAAATGGTGGAGAGAATCCTGGAAATGTTTCCAGTAGCAGTGCATGACATGGATTGCAACAAGAAGAACATAGTGCTGTTGGCTGTAGAGCACAGGCAACCGCACTTGTATGAGTTCCTGctgaagaaagaaagcataaaGGAAAGTCTATTTAGAAAAGTGGACCATGAAGGCAACAGTGCGCTGCACTTGGCGGCCAAGCTTGGTGACTATACGCCTTGGATCATTCCCGGAGCAGCCCTGCAAATGTACTGGGAACTCAAGTGGTATATG TTTGTCAAAGATTCTATGCCACCACGTTTCTTTGGTCGATACAACAAAGACTGCAAAACCCCGAGAGAGGTGTTGGTTGAATCTCACCAGAAGCTCGTCAAAAGCGGCGGGGAATGGCTGAAGCAAACCTCGGAGTCTTGCTCCGTGGTGGCTGCTCTGATTGCGACGGTGGCCTTTGCAACCTCCACCACAGTACCTGGTGGAGTCCAGGAAGACACGGGCGTGCCAACGTTGGAAGGCACGGCGGCATTCAAGGTGTTCGCCATGGCATCACTTGTTGCTCTTGCATGCTCTGTTACCGCGGTGGTGCTGTTCCTGTCCATACTAACATCTCGGTATCAAGAGTATGATTTCGGGAATAATCTTCCTCGGAAGCTTATATTGGGTTTGACAGCATTGTTCATGTCAATTACGTCGATGCTGGTATCTTTCTGTGCTGGCCATTTTCTTGTGCTTCGGAACAAGCTAAGGGATGTTGCACTTCCAATATATGCAGTGACATGCTTGCCAGTCACACTTTTTGCTCTGGCTCAGTTTCCATTATACATTGATCTTATATGGGCTACGTTTCGGAAAGTGCCACAGCGTAGCTACAAAGCCACTAGgctttaa
- the LOC112714404 gene encoding seipin-2: MDSPASSIHKNDAVRLNHCSSSSSNAVFHNAEEPSTSNSTVSDPQSLSSQPPISHPQRPSPAARIRRRKINRDSQGKDPEISAPDSFLTSESSDFTNGAKSSSRNHRGPRTSTKEEESPAEKCDSNEAKRQRARAVQVSSSVKEDNNVNNEESTVTSASKDDSPGDSAESPIQHGNSSSSFLELVAGLVIKAIAFEIKLVTMFVTYPLLFAFQCCMFCVDPLGTTKKGKAFVTGVLARVRGAVYGRVGHYFKGWFNENDSVWSLALRCGWGLLWSIYVCFVLFGLLVNSFVVSGLLMKCFVEKPIRTREVLNFDFTKHSPVAYVPIISCDAVFGGKYSENLNNDVGVTNTKWRGQRFIPYKHKVQVTLLLTVPESGYNRDLGVFQARVDFLSADGRTMASSSKPCMLRFSSEPIRLIMTFLKIAPLVTGYMAETQTLNVHMRGFIEGDEPTSCLKVTLEQRAEYQPGAGIPQIYDASVVIESQLPFFKRIIWVWKMSIFIWITMMVFIIQLLFVLLCCRPVIIPRTRQRVSRPATQNNHQVQNLARHPKF, encoded by the exons ATGGACTCGCCAGCTTCATCAATCCACAAAAACGACGCCGTCCGCCTCAATCactgctcctcctcctcttccaacGCCGTCTTCCACAACGCCGAGGAACCTTCTACCTCGAATTCTACGGTTTCGGATCCTCAATCCCTTTCATCACAACCTCCAATTTCGCATCCCCAACGACCTTCTCCGGCCGCCAGAATCCGCCGCCGGAAAATTAATCGTGATTCCCAGGGCAAGGATCCGGAAATTTCAGCTCCCGATTCTTTCCTCACTTCCGAGAGCAGCGATTTCACCAATGGCGCTAAAAGCAGCTCCCGAAATCACAGAGGCCCTCGAACATCAACAAAGGAAGAGGAAAGTCCTGCCGAGAAATGCGATTCGAACGAAGCAAAACGTCAACGCGCTCGCGCAGTTCAAGTTTCAAGTTCCGTGAAAGAAGATAACAATGTGAACAACGAGGAGTCGACGGTTACCTCAGCTTCGAAAGACGACTCGCCGGGGGATTCAGCCGAGTCACCGATTCAACACGGCAACTCGTCCTCGAGTTTCCTCGAACTAGTTGCAGGGCTTGTAATTAAGGCGATCGCATTCGAAATCAAGCTAGTCACGATGTTTGTGACGTATCCGCTATTGTTCGCGTTTCAATGTTGCATGTTTTGCGTGGACCCATTGGGGACGACGAAAAAGGGCAAGGCTTTCGTGACAGGAGTTTTGGCGAGAGTGCGTGGCGCTGTTTATGGTCGTGTGGGGCATTACTTCAAGGGTTGGTTCAACGAGAACGATTCAGTTTGGAGCTTGGCGCTTCGTTGCGGGTGGGGTTTGTTGTGGTCGATCTACGTTTGTTTCGTCTTGTTTGGGCTCTTGGTTAATTCTTTTGTGGTGAGTGGGCTTTTGATGAAGTGCTTTGTGGAGAAGCCGATTCGGACGAGGGAAGTTTTGAACTTTGATTTCACTAAGCATAGCCCTGTGGCTTATGTGCCCATAATTTCGTGTGATGCTGTTTTTGGTGGAAAATATTCTGAGAATTTGAACAACGACGTTGGTGTTACCAATACCAAGTGGAGGGGTCAACGTTTTATACCTTATAAGCACAAAGTGCAAGTCACTCTCTTGTTGACAGTTCCTGAGTCAGGATACAACAGAGATCTTGGGGTCTTTCAG GCCAGAGTTGATTTCCTATCGGCTGATGGTAGAACCATGGCAAGCTCAAGTAAACCTTGCATGTTAAGATTCAGCAGTGAGCCTATACGATTGATCATGACTTTCCTCAAGATTGCTCCTCTTGTAACTGGTTATATGGCCGAAACCCAGACTCTGAACGTCCATATGAGAGGTTTCATTGAAGGGGATGAACCTACTTCGTGCCTGAAGGTGACACTTGAGCAGCGAGCTGAATATCAACCTGGCGCTGGCATTCCTCAGATATACGATGCATCTGTGGTTATTGAGTCCCAACTTCCATTCTTTAAGAGGATTATTTGGGTTTGGAAGATGAGCATATTCATATGGATCACGATGATGGTATTCATAATTCAGTTACTTTTTGTTCTATTGTGTTGTAGACCTGTAATTATTCCTAGAACAAGGCAAAGAGTTAGCAGACCTGCAACCCAAAATAATCATCAGGTACAAAATTTAGCAAGGCATCCTAAATTCtaa